A portion of the Eulemur rufifrons isolate Redbay chromosome 30, OSU_ERuf_1, whole genome shotgun sequence genome contains these proteins:
- the LOC138378595 gene encoding putative heat shock protein HSP 90-alpha A4 yields MERIMKAQALRDNSMMGYMAAKKHLEINPDHSIIETLRQNAEADKNDKSVKDLVILLYETACLCSGFSMEDPQKHANRIYRMIKLGLGIDEDDPTADDTNAAVTEEMPPLEGDYDTSRMEVD; encoded by the coding sequence ATGGAAAGAATTATGAAAGCTCAAGCCCTAAGAGACAACTCGATGATGGGTTACATGGCAGCAAAGAAACACCTGGAGATAAACCCTGACCATTCCATTATCGAGACCTTAAGGCAAAATGCAGAGGCTGACAAGAATGACAAGTCTGTGAAGGATCTGGTCATCTTGCTTTACGAAACTGCATGCCTGTGTTCTGGCTTCAGTATGGAAGATCCCCAGAAACATGCTAACAGGATCTACAGGATGATCAAACTTGGTCTGGGTATTGATGAAGATGACCCTACTGCTGACGACACCAATGCTGCTGTAACTGAAGAGATGCCACCTCTTGAAGGAGATTATGACACATCACGCATGGAAGTAGACTAA